The following are encoded in a window of Penaeus vannamei isolate JL-2024 chromosome 17, ASM4276789v1, whole genome shotgun sequence genomic DNA:
- the LOC113830515 gene encoding uncharacterized protein, producing MVTAVGPVPPATVVTMSNRPLLCSCNSKTCSLMFGIPGVLFALSLGFTCIVAGRRACAEEHLKKRESNVGNPSDGSACLLVAMGGFLIMFAIALALLIRCQYRRALLSNSSGRVINRRPARGTTVQRAAQQPLAVYPGEATADMAFQPSPYTLSAPYPPIFPPLRIPPLPQAVPEHPAPAGSSFAPATEGIPRNESFTGSLGLVTPYQSSFADPGYVAYYNSLGSTSAQMGPYPSTITAQGLVPPYPSTTINQGLMPAYPSTTMNPGLVPPFPSPTERRRNPEKLSHHICNRDHD from the exons ACATGCAGCCTGATGTTCGGTATCCCGGGCGTCCTCTTCGCTCTGTCTCTGGGCTTCACCTGCATCGTCGCCGGGAGGAGGGCCTGCGCGGAGGAACACCTGAAGAAGAGGGAGTCCAACGTGGGGAATCCCTCCGATGGGAGCGCCTGCCTGCTGGTGGCTATGGGAG GATTTTTGATCATGTTTGCCATCGCTTTGGCTCTGCTGATTCGGTGTCAGTACAGAAGGGCGCTCCTTAGCAATAGCTCGGGGCGCGTGATCAACAGGCGACCTGCCAGAGGGACCACCGTGCAGAGGGCGGCGCAGCAACCCCTGGCGGTCTACCCGGGCGAGGCCACGGCGGATATGGCCTTCCAGCCCTCGCCCTACACCCTCAGCGCCCCTTACCCGCCCATCTTCCCGCCCCTCCGGATACCGCCCCTCCCGCAGGCCGTACCTGAGCACCCGGCGCCCGCGGGTTCCTCCTTCGCGCCGGCCACGGAAGGTATACCACGCAACGAGTCCTTCACGGGGAGCCTGGGACTCGTCACGCCGTACCAGTCTTCGTTCGCCGACCCCGGCTACGTGGCCTATTACAATTCGCTGGGATCCACCTCGGCGCAGATGGGGCCTTATCCTTCCACAATCACCGCCCAGGGATTGGTGCCGCCCTATCCTTCGACGACCATAAACCAAGGTCTCATGCCGGCCTATCCCTCGACGACAATGAACCCGGGTCTCGTGCCGCCCTTTCCGTCGCCgaccgagagaaggaggaatCCGGAGAAGCTGTCGCATCATATCTGCAACCGTGACCatgattaa